Part of the Methylorubrum populi genome is shown below.
CACCACGAGGGGCGCGAATCCGGCACCGAACAGCCAGGCGAGGTCGGAGGTCAGCGCCGCGCCGGTGTAGCGGTAGCGCGCGCCGAGCCGCGAGGTCACGGCGCCGGCGGTCTGGCCGTAGGACAGGCCGAGCAGCATGAAGCCGATATTGACGTAGATCGTCTGGCCGATGGCGTTCTCGCCGAAGATCAGCGGCGCCAGGATGCTGCCGCAGGCGAACACGGCGATCAGCCCGGCGCTGATGAGCAGCACGTTGCGGCGCCCGATCTGGTCGGCGATCAGGCCCGAGGCGGCGACGGCGCCGGCGCAGATCAGCGCACCGGAGAACTGCACCATCAGGAAGTCGCCGGCGGAACGGTCGCTCGACAGGGCGAGCCACGCGATCGGGAAGATCGTGACGAGGTGGAACAGAGCGAAGCTCGCCAGCGGCACGAAGGCACCGATCCACACGTCGAGGGCGTGATGGCGGGCGAGGTCGACGACGCTGACCGGTTCCAGCCGGCCCTTGTCGAGCAGGCGGGTGAATTCGGGGGTGGCGACGAGCCTGAGCCGGGCGAACAGGGCCACGACGTTGATGGTGAAGGCGCAGAAGAACGGGAAGCGCCAGCCCCAGTCGGTGAAGTCCTCCGGGGTCAGGTTGACGGCGAAGAACGCGAACAGGGCGCTCGCCACCATGAAGCCGAATGGCGCGCCGAGCTGCGGGAGCGACGCATACCAGCCGCGGCGCTCGCGCGGGGCGTTGAGGGCCAGCAGCGAGGCCATCCCGTCCCAGGCGCCCCCGAGCGCGAAGCCCTGCGCCACCCGCAGGATCGCGAGCAGCTCGATGGCGACGGCGCCGATCGAGTTGTAGCTCGGCAGGAAGCTGATCGCCGCGGTCGAGCCGCCGAGCAGGAACAGGGCGGCGGTGAGCTTCACCCCGCGCCCGTGCCGCTTGTGCACCCACATGAAGAAGATCGACCCGAGCGGGCGGGCGACGAAGGCGAGCGCGAAGATGGCGAAGGAGTAGAGCGTGCCCGTCAGGGGATCGGCGAAGGGGAAGAACACCTTCGGGAACACCAGCACCGAGGCGATGCCGAACACGAAGAAGTCGAAATATTCCGAGGCCCGCCCGATCACCACGCCGAGCGCGATGTCGTTCGGGCTGACGTCGTGATGGCTCATGGCCACCTGCGCGTCGCGCTCGAGCGGATGGGAATTGGCGGTGGCGTGGTCGGGGGTCATCGCGGGCAGCCGGCTCGCCTGAAGGTACGATCGAAGCCGCCTTGCCGCGGCGTTCGGCACGTGCCTAGCGGATGGGTTGACATACGAAAAGAGAATTTGGCGTCGCAATAGGCCGCACAGCCCGGCTATGCAAGCAGGACAGGGATACGGCGTTTACGCGCGCTTATGGCGGATTGATGCGCGTAAACTGCATAATAGATCCGGATTTATCCTGATCGACAGCACATCCCGGCCCGCCGACGGAGTGAGCGCACCAAATCCGCCGAATCCGGCCAGGGACCGGATCAGCAGATTCGGCAGCATCCGTCAGTGCGCGGCGGCGGCGCGGCTTTCGGTCGCCGTGCCCCGCGGCGGCGCCTTGATCCGGTACCAGCCGACATAGAGTGCGGGCAGGAACAGCAGCGTCAGCGCCGTCGCGGCCAGGATGCCGCCGATCATCGCGTAGGCCATGGGACCCCAGAACACCTCGCGGGCGATCGGGATCAGGCCGAGGCTCGCCGCCGCCGCCGTGAGCAGGATCGGCCGCATGCGGTGGCGGGTGGCCTCCACCACGGCGTCCCACGGTGCCATCCCCTCCGCCTCGCATTCCTCGATCTGGCTCACCAGGATCACGGCGTTGCGCACGATGATGCCGATGAGCGCCAGGATGCCGAGGATCGCCACGAAGCCCATCGGCTTGTCGAACAGCAGCAGCGCCGGCACCACGCCGATCAGCCCGAGCGGCGCCACGGAGAACACCAGGAACAGCTTCTGGAAGCTCTGCAGCTGGATCATCAGGAAGAAGGCCATGGCCAGCAGCATCACCGGCACCACGGCGGCGATCGGTCCCTGGCCCTTGCCCGCCTCCTCGACCGCGCCGCCGGTCGCCAGCGTGTAGCCCTCCGGCAGCGCCTTCACGTAGGCGTCGATGGCGGGCTGGAGCGCGGCGACGACGGTGGGAGGCTGCGTCGCGTCGTTGATGGTGGCGCGCACCGTCAGCGTCGGCACCCGGTCGCGGCGCCAGACGATCGGCTGTTCCAGGTCGTAGTCGATCTTGGCGAAGGCCAGGATCGGCACGACCGAGCCGTTGGAGAGGGCGACCTGAAGGCTCTGGAGCGTGTCGAGCGAGGTCCGCTCGACGGTCCGCGCCCGGCCGACCACGTTCACGAGGTAGATCGAATCGCGCACCTGCGTGATCGCCTGGCCGCCGACGATGCCGTTGAGGATGCCGGCGATGTCCTGGCTGGTGACGCCGAGCTGACGCGCCTTGTCCTGCAGGATCTCGACGCGCAGCACCTTGCCCGGCTCGTTCCAGTCGAAGGTCGGCACGGCCAGCCGCTTGTCGGTGGCCACCACGTCGGCGAGCTTGAGCGCGAGGCGGCGCACCTCCTGCACGTCGGGGCCGGAGAGGCGGTACTGGATCGGGCGGCCCACGGGGGGGCCGAGATTGAGCGGCTGCACCAGCACGTCGGTGCCGACGAAGTCGCGCCGGCCGATTCGCTGCAGGCGCTTGATGACCTCGTCGCGCACCGCGAGCGACTTCGTGACGATCACGATCTGCCCGTAGAAGGCGTTGGCGAGCTGCTGGTCGAGGGGCAGGTAGAAGCGCACCGCGCCCTGGCCGACATAGGAGGACCAGCGCTCGATATCGGGGTCGTCCTTCAGATGGGCCTCGAAGCGGTCCATCTGCGCCCGCGTCTCGGTGATCGTGGCGTTCTGCGGCAGGGTCAGGTCGACCAGCACCTCGGAGCGGTCGGAGGACGGGAAGAACTGCTGCTGCACGTGGCCCATCCCGACCACGGCCAGCCCCATCAGGGCGACGCAGACGATCACGGTGATCCAGCGGAGCCGCATCGCGACCCGCAGCACCGCCATGAAGGCGCGAGTGAACAGCCCCTGCTTCTCCGAATGGTGCTTCATGGTCTTCGGGAGAATGGTCACGCCGAGCAGCGGCGCGAACAGCACCGCGACCACCCAGGAGACCAGCAGCGAGGCGGCGATCACCACGAACAGCGAGTAGGTGTACTCGCCGGCGGAAGAGCCGTTGAAGCCGATCGGCAGGAAGCCCGCCACCGTCACCAGCGTGCCGGTGAGCATCGGGAAGGCGGTGGAGGTGTAGGCGTAGGTCGCCGCCTTCTTCAGGTTGTCGCCGAGTTCGAGGCGGGCCACCATCATCTCGACGGTGATCATCGCGTCGTCGACGAGGAGCCCGAGCGCGATGATGAGCGCGCCGAGCGAGATGCGCTGCAGCGTCACGCCCATGATCTGCATGATGACGAAGACGATGGCGAGCACGAGCGGGATCGAGACCGCGACGACGAGCCCGGCGCGCAGGCCGAGGCTGACGAAGCTCACCACCAGCACGATGACGACCGCCTCGACGAGCGCCTTGGTGAAACCGCCGACCGCCTCCTCGACGATCTTGGGTTGGTCCGAGACGAGGTGGATGCCGACGCCGATGGGCAGCTTGCCCTCGACGACGTGCATGCGCTCCTTCAGATCCTCGCCGAACTTCAGGAGGTTGGCGTTCGGGCGCATGGCGATGGCGAGTCCGATCGCCGGCTTGCCGTCGACGCGGAACAGGGCGGCCGGCGGGTCCTCGTAGCCGCGGGAGATCTCGGCGACGTCGGCGAGGCGGAAGAACCGGTCGTTGAAGCGCAGGTTGACGTTTCGCAGCGACTCCTCGGAGCTGAACTGGCCGCTGACGCGAAGGCTCACCCGCTCCGGTCCCGCCTGGACCACGCCGGAGGCGGCCACCGCGTTCTGCGATTGCAGCGCCTTGATCAGGGCCTGGATGTCGATGCCGTAGCCCGCGAGCTTGCGGGTGGAGAAGTCGAGATAGATCGTCTCGCCCTGCACGCCCATCAGCAGGGTCTTGCCGATATTGGGCACCTTGAGGATCTCGGTGCGCACCCCCTCGACATAGTCGCGCAACTGCCGGTGGGTCAGGCCGTCGGCGGTGAAGGCGTAGACGTTGCCGTAGACGTCGCCGAACTCGTCGTTGAAGGCCGGGCCCTGCACCCCTTGCGGAAAGGTGTGCTGGATGTCGCCCAGGCGCTTGCGCACCTGATAGAAGGCGGGCTGGATCTCCTCCTTCCGCGTCGTGTCGCGGAACTGCACGAACACCGTCGCCTGTCCCGGCGTGGTGTAGCTCCGCACGTAATCGAGGGCGTTGATCTGCTGCAGCTCCTTCTCGATCCGGTCGGTGACCTGATCGAGGGTGTCCTTGATCGTGGCGCCGGGCCAGCTCGCCTGGACCACCATGGTCTTGATGGCGAAGGGCGGATCCTCCTCGCGGCCGAGCCGGGAATAGGCCATCACGCCGGCGACCAGGCAGACGAGCATCAGGAACCAGACCAGCGAACGGTGGCCGAGCGCCCAATCGGAAAGGTTGAAGTCCTTCACGCGCGAAAAACCTTTGCGGCTCTCTTGCCGGGATTGCTGCCGGGTTCCGGCTCAGTTGCGGTCGTCGGCCAGCCGGACGGTCTGGCCGTCGCGCAGGGAGTGGACGCCCGCCACCACGACCCGCTCGCCGGGTTTCAGCCCCGCGCGAACGGCGACGCGCCCGTGCCGGTCCGGCCGGTCGCCGTCGAGGGTGACATCGCGGCGCTCGACGTGCCGGTCGCCCGCCGCCTTGTCCGCATCGGCCTCCCCCGGCTGGCCGGCCTCCGGCACGATCCAGACCGAGCGGCGCCCGTCGGCGTCGAGGAGCGCGGTGGCCGGCAGGATGAAGCGGCGCTCGGTGCTGCGCTCCAGCGCGACGGTGATGGTGGCCCCGAGCCGGAAGGCGGGACCGGGCTCCTCCAGGGTCAGGCGGACGCGGCGGGTCCGGGTGCCGGATTCGGCGAAGGGGGCGACCTCGCGCACCCGGCCGCGGGCGGTGATCTCCGGCGCGCTCTGGAGCACCACCGTGAACAGGCCGTCCTTGGGCATGGCGCCGGTCAGCGTCTCGGGAATGTCGACCACCGCCTCGCGGGTCTCGGGCCGGGCGAGCGTGACGATCCCCTGGCCCGGGCTCACCACCTGCCCGATCTCGGCGAGCCGCTGGGTGACGACGCCATCGAAATCGGCGTGCAGCTCGGTGTAGCCGATCTGGTCGCGGGCCTTCTGCAGGCTGGCCCCGGCCTGGGCGAGGCGGGCCTGGGCGGTGTCGCGCCGGGCCACCGCCGCGTCGAGCTGGGCCTGGGTGACGTTGCCGCCTTCCATCAGCCGCCGCGTGCGCGCCTCGGTGGCCGTCGCGTTCTCGGCCTGAGCCTTGGCGTCGGCCAGTTCCGCCTCGGCCCGGCTGAGGTCGAACCGTGAGACGATCGGGTCGAGGGCCGCGAGCCGCTGGTCCTTCTTCACGACATCGCCGACGGTGACGTCGCGGGCCACCACCCGGCCACCGATCTGAAAGCCGAGCTGCGACTGGTAGCGCGGCTCGACCGTGCCGGCGAAGGGGCCGAAGATCTCGCTGTCGGTGGGCTGCGCCAGGGTGGTCAGGACCGGCCGCACCGGCGGCGGCGGCGCCTCCTGTGACGGCTGGCAGGCGGTGAGTAGAGAGGCGCCGACGACGAGGATAGCGACGAGGGGCGCCCACTTCATTGTCCGTCCTCCCCCGCCGCGGATCTCCTGGTGTCTCGCGCGCGCTCCTGCCCCGCCAGCGCGACCTGCTGTCCGGGACGCAGGAACTGGATGCCGGCGGTCACCACCGCCTCGCCGGGCTCGACGCCGCCCTTGAGCACGATGTCGTCGAAGCCGTAGCGGTCGATCTCGATCGTGCGGACCGCGACCGTGCCGGTCTTGGCCTCGTAGATCCACACCGCCGGGCGGTCGTCGAAGCGGTAGAGCGCCGACCAGGGCAGCACCACCGCCTCGCGCGAGGCGAAGCGGCCCCGGCCGATCACCACGGCGCCGAGCGACATGGCGGGCGGCGTCCGCTCGAGGCCGACCTTGACCCGCACCGTGCCGCTCGCCGCGTCTACCGTCGGCGAAATCTCGCGCACATGCCCCTTCGCCGCCACCGTGGGGTCCGACTGGAGGGTGACCTGAATCGTCTTGTCGCCGGGCGGGTGGGCGGTCAGCGCCTCGTAGACGTTGAACACCGCGTCGCGCGGTCCGTCCTGGGCCAGCACCATCACCGCCTGTCCCGACTGCACCACCTGCCCGACCTCGAAGGTCCGGCTCAGGACGATGCCGGGCACGCCCGCGCGCAGCTCCGTGTAGGAGAGCTGCTCCTCTGCGGTGCCGAGCGCCGCCCTGGCCGAATCGACCGCGGCCTGGGAGGTGCGCAATTGCTGCTCGGCGTTGTCGTAGGCCGGACGCGTGGTGTAGCCGCCGCTGATGAGCTGCTTCTGGCGCTCGAAGGTCACCTTGGCCTGGGTGAGCTGCGCCTCCGCCGAGGCCAGGGCGGCGCGGGCATTGTCGAGATTGGCGCGCTGCACCAGCGGTTCCAGTACCGCGAGCACCTGATCGGCGGCGACGTGGTCGCCGACCTCGACCCGGCGCTCGGCGACCTTGCCGTTGGTGCGGAAGGCGACGTTGGTCTGAGCCTGAGCCTGGACGTCGCCGGTCAGCACTACGTCCGAGGTGACGGGCTCCTTCTTCGCCGTCACCACGCGCACCATCACCACCGACGGGTTCTCCGCCTCCGGGAGGGCGGAGGCGGCCGATGCGGGCGTTGGGAGAGCCGCGGTCGCGAGAAGGGCCGACAAGACGGCCGCGCGTGCGGTTGCGGTGAGGATGGGGCGTCGCCCTGAGGACATCGGCCGAGCTTCCGGGCAGGGAGTGGAGCTTGAGACGGGACTTGGTGGGACGCTGCGTGATTTGGACCAGGACTCGAACCGGACTTGAACCGGAATCCGGACACGGGAGGGCCCGGGCGACCAATTCCGACGAGCCCGCTTTCGCGGCGCAGGCTTATCGCGTATCTTACCGACCGTCCAGACGGTTTTTATCTCGGCAGATCGGGGAACCCGGTCTTTCTGCTCCGAAAAATCAATATTCCACAGAGATTTAGTTTGGCGATCCGGATATGGCATCCGGGACGGCGTACGGGAGTGGAGTTCGGGGGCGATCATGTCGCAGAGAACGCGCAGCCGCCGCGACGACCGCGCGGAAGTGATTCTTGAGGCGGCGGGCGCGGTGCTGCGCCGCGGCGGGGCGCGGGCTCTGACCATCGATGCCGTGGCGGCGGAGGCGGACCTAAGCAAGGGCGGGGTCCTGCACCACTACGCCTCGAAGGATGCGCTGATCCTCGCTCTGGTCGAGCGCAAGCTGCAGCATCTGCGCGCCGGCATCGCCGCCTGCGAACCCGAGCAGGCGGGGGGAGCCGAGGGGCTCGCGCTCGGGATGATCGAGCACCTGCGCCGCAGCTACTGCGACGAGGACGAGTTTAGCCGCGCGCTGCTCCTCGCCTCGGCCGAGAATCCGGACGCGCTCGCCGGCTACCGCGCCTTCGTGGCCGAGAGGCTCGCCCGGTTCGAGGCCGCGGAAGGGCCGGCAGGGGTCGGGGCGGCGCTGTTCTTCGCCCTACTCGGTGTCGTGATGGGCCGCACCCTCGGCTTCCATGATCTGAACTCCGCGCAGATCGAGCCGCTCCTGGGTGCGCTGGAGCGCGCGGCGCGAGAACTCGCCTGAAGCGCCTCGGCCGATTCCCTCGAACGGAGCGGAGCCGTCGATGTCCGTCCGTGTCTCGCGGCTCGTGCGTCTGATTTGGATCGTGGGCGCTCGTCCCGCCCTGCGTCGCGGGGAACCGGGGTCCGTTGAACCGGATCGAAGAAATCAATTCGGAGACATCAGGATCAGCAGAATCGGATCGGCGGAGGCAGACTTGATCCAGCCGGGTCCCAGGTGCGGAGCGGGCTCGAGGGGCACTCTGCTCCCGGACATTGAAATGGTGTTTTCGAAAAGCTCACATCAAGGGCGATGGCCGATCCGACGGGTGTCGTCTATTCTCCATCTCGAGCCAGCCCTGTCCGAGAGCGTAGCGGACGATGCTGGCGCGGGAACGCAGGCCGAGTTTCTTGCAGCCACGGATTTTATAGGTATCGACCGACGCGACCGAGATCGACATGGAGAGGCTCACCTCCTTCATCGTCATGCCGAGAGCGATCAGCCGGAGCACGTCGCGCTCCCGCGCGGTGAGGCCACCTTCCTCGCCGGCTTGGGGTGCGGGCGGTCCGGCTTCCGTGCGATCGGACAGGGATGGCGGCGAGCGCATCTCGTTGTCGATGTAGCGGCCGCCGGAGACGACGGCCTCAATGGCCTCCAGCAGGCTGGTGCCGGCGGAGCGCTTCAGGACGTAGCCCTGTGCTCCCGCGGTCAGCGCCTCGTCAACGAAGGCGAAATCTTCGTTGACCGTGAGGAAGATGATGTGCACCGCCGAGCCGGCGTCGCGGAGGGCCCGCGCGACGGCGAGGCCGCTCATGCCGGTCATGGTGATGTCCATGACAACGACGTCGGGCAGCGTTCGACCAACGAGGTCGAGGGCGTGCCGGCCGTCGCTGGCCTCTCCGACGACCTCGATGCCGGCGGTCTCGCCGAGCAGACCGCGGACGCCGCTCCTGAAGATCGGGTGGTCGTCGATCAGGGCGACCCTGATTCTTGCTTTCGCCGTACGCACATCATCCCCCTGTCATCGGCAAGCGCGCAACAACGGCAAGCGCGCGAGAATCGTCGTCCCACCGCCGGGAGGCGATTCGATTAAGAGCTTTCCTCCGAGCAGCATCAGCCGCTCGCGCATCCCCGCGAGTCCGAACCCGCTCCCCGCACGACACTTCTCCGACACCGGCCCGTCCACGGATTCCGATTCGGGGTCCGGTCCGAGACCCGGCCCGTCATCCTCGATCGCCAGCGTGACGCCGTCGCGGTTGTACTGAAGGGTCACCGAAACGTGCCCTGATCCCGGCGCGTGCTTGACGATGTTGGTCAGCGCTTCCTGCACGAGCCGGAAGATCGTCACCTCGATTTCCGGTGTGAGAGGCACCGAGGCGCCGGAGAGCTGGAATTCGATCGGGACTCCGCACCGGTCGGACCATTCGCGCACCAGGCCGTTCAGGGCGAGGATGAGGCCGAGTTCGGCCAGCGCGACCGGGCGCAGTTCCCGAACCACCTGCCGCAGGCTGGCTGAAATCGCGTCGACCTGGTTCAGCATCGCCCCGACTTCCTCGGGCGAGGGCTCGCGCCGCAGGCGGTCGAGCCGCAGTTTCAGCCACGCGAGCTGCTGGCCGGCCTCGTCGTGAAGCTCGCGGGCGAGGCGTTCCCGCTCCGCCTGATGCGCCCGGTAGAGCTGAGCCAGCACCGCATCCCTGTCGCACTCGGCGCGGGTCCGGGCCTGGTCGGTGCTGCGAAGGTCGGCCAGCAGCAGGTCGCGCTCGCGCAGCAGCGCTTGAAGGCGTTGCTGATAGCGCTCGCGCTCGGCGAGTTCACGGCGCAGCGTGACGGCCTCGTTCGCCAGCAGGCTGAAACGCGCGTCCCGCACCGACAGCAGCCGCACGAGAACCAGGGGATCCAGCCTGTTACGGTTCAGGCGGCAGCCCTGACAGCGGTAGCGGCGCACTCCTGTTCCCCGCTTGACCGCGACCACGCCGGGAAGCGGTCTTCCCGCCGCCCGGACCCGCGCCAGGAAGGCCGTCGAGGCCTTGCCGGTGAGATGGATCCGGGATGGATCCTCCCGCGGCAGCAGCAGATGGGCGGATTCGTTGGCGAAGGCGACGCTGCCGGAGCGGGTGGCGACCAGGACCGGGTCGCCGATCGCCTCCAGGGCCCGCATGTCCTCCGGGGTCAGCGGACCCGGGCGGACCGCTGCCGATGCCATGTCCTGGTCCATCGACGAGGCCCCCCTCGGCGTGTCAGCGGCTGAGCGTACCGGGCCGGGTCGATCCGTCCCACGGATGGCGTTGCGCCGGGCATGTCCGCGACGTGTCGCACGAGGGGGCGTGCGGCCACTCGGCAGTCGAAATCGTGGGCGAATGGGCGTCGCCTGCCGCGATTACTGACGTCATCAGAGCCCCCAAAGATGCACGGCGGCTGCGGCGGCATGATCCATTCGGGCTACGGCCTAGACATTGGATCGGTATCGCGCAGGCCACTGTAGGGTGACACGATATGCCTCAGTTGCACCGCGGTATATAACAAAAGCGATTCGATGATACCTCATTGTTGATAGTCCGAAGGGCGTATTCAATGACAGATTCTGGACTGGGTGGGCGTATCCTGGCTTCGATCGACCGCTTGGACGGAGACTCGGAATATTATTCGACCATAGAGGGTAGCCTCTCGAAGGATGCTTGATGTCGCTCGGACGAGTGCTCAGAATCGGCGGCGTTGAGCTTTGCTGTGGCGTGGCGAACTTGCGATCTTGCCCTTAGCCAAGGGTTTTCCCCATCGAATTCGTTCGCGCCATCCGTTGTACAGCTCGGCGGCAAACCCTTTGCGCACAATCGGCGCGCCTCCTTCGCTTCTGGAGCGCGATAGCCAAGTCGGAGTGGATTTCACCCGAATATTGTTTGCCGCCAGTGGAGTAAGCACTCAATCATGTGGCGGATCATTATCGCGGATGAACAGAAGAGCTTCCGAATCGGTCTGCGCAGGGCTCTGGAAGCCGGCTTGAGCGGCGTGATCATCGTCGATGTGTCCGGGGCATCCGAGTTGATCAACGATGTCCGGTCACCGATGAAGACGG
Proteins encoded:
- a CDS encoding TetR/AcrR family transcriptional regulator encodes the protein MSQRTRSRRDDRAEVILEAAGAVLRRGGARALTIDAVAAEADLSKGGVLHHYASKDALILALVERKLQHLRAGIAACEPEQAGGAEGLALGMIEHLRRSYCDEDEFSRALLLASAENPDALAGYRAFVAERLARFEAAEGPAGVGAALFFALLGVVMGRTLGFHDLNSAQIEPLLGALERAARELA
- a CDS encoding efflux RND transporter permease subunit; this translates as MKDFNLSDWALGHRSLVWFLMLVCLVAGVMAYSRLGREEDPPFAIKTMVVQASWPGATIKDTLDQVTDRIEKELQQINALDYVRSYTTPGQATVFVQFRDTTRKEEIQPAFYQVRKRLGDIQHTFPQGVQGPAFNDEFGDVYGNVYAFTADGLTHRQLRDYVEGVRTEILKVPNIGKTLLMGVQGETIYLDFSTRKLAGYGIDIQALIKALQSQNAVAASGVVQAGPERVSLRVSGQFSSEESLRNVNLRFNDRFFRLADVAEISRGYEDPPAALFRVDGKPAIGLAIAMRPNANLLKFGEDLKERMHVVEGKLPIGVGIHLVSDQPKIVEEAVGGFTKALVEAVVIVLVVSFVSLGLRAGLVVAVSIPLVLAIVFVIMQIMGVTLQRISLGALIIALGLLVDDAMITVEMMVARLELGDNLKKAATYAYTSTAFPMLTGTLVTVAGFLPIGFNGSSAGEYTYSLFVVIAASLLVSWVVAVLFAPLLGVTILPKTMKHHSEKQGLFTRAFMAVLRVAMRLRWITVIVCVALMGLAVVGMGHVQQQFFPSSDRSEVLVDLTLPQNATITETRAQMDRFEAHLKDDPDIERWSSYVGQGAVRFYLPLDQQLANAFYGQIVIVTKSLAVRDEVIKRLQRIGRRDFVGTDVLVQPLNLGPPVGRPIQYRLSGPDVQEVRRLALKLADVVATDKRLAVPTFDWNEPGKVLRVEILQDKARQLGVTSQDIAGILNGIVGGQAITQVRDSIYLVNVVGRARTVERTSLDTLQSLQVALSNGSVVPILAFAKIDYDLEQPIVWRRDRVPTLTVRATINDATQPPTVVAALQPAIDAYVKALPEGYTLATGGAVEEAGKGQGPIAAVVPVMLLAMAFFLMIQLQSFQKLFLVFSVAPLGLIGVVPALLLFDKPMGFVAILGILALIGIIVRNAVILVSQIEECEAEGMAPWDAVVEATRHRMRPILLTAAAASLGLIPIAREVFWGPMAYAMIGGILAATALTLLFLPALYVGWYRIKAPPRGTATESRAAAAH
- a CDS encoding efflux RND transporter periplasmic adaptor subunit, with product MSSGRRPILTATARAAVLSALLATAALPTPASAASALPEAENPSVVMVRVVTAKKEPVTSDVVLTGDVQAQAQTNVAFRTNGKVAERRVEVGDHVAADQVLAVLEPLVQRANLDNARAALASAEAQLTQAKVTFERQKQLISGGYTTRPAYDNAEQQLRTSQAAVDSARAALGTAEEQLSYTELRAGVPGIVLSRTFEVGQVVQSGQAVMVLAQDGPRDAVFNVYEALTAHPPGDKTIQVTLQSDPTVAAKGHVREISPTVDAASGTVRVKVGLERTPPAMSLGAVVIGRGRFASREAVVLPWSALYRFDDRPAVWIYEAKTGTVAVRTIEIDRYGFDDIVLKGGVEPGEAVVTAGIQFLRPGQQVALAGQERARDTRRSAAGEDGQ
- a CDS encoding efflux RND transporter periplasmic adaptor subunit: MKWAPLVAILVVGASLLTACQPSQEAPPPPVRPVLTTLAQPTDSEIFGPFAGTVEPRYQSQLGFQIGGRVVARDVTVGDVVKKDQRLAALDPIVSRFDLSRAEAELADAKAQAENATATEARTRRLMEGGNVTQAQLDAAVARRDTAQARLAQAGASLQKARDQIGYTELHADFDGVVTQRLAEIGQVVSPGQGIVTLARPETREAVVDIPETLTGAMPKDGLFTVVLQSAPEITARGRVREVAPFAESGTRTRRVRLTLEEPGPAFRLGATITVALERSTERRFILPATALLDADGRRSVWIVPEAGQPGEADADKAAGDRHVERRDVTLDGDRPDRHGRVAVRAGLKPGERVVVAGVHSLRDGQTVRLADDRN
- a CDS encoding MFS transporter, whose translation is MTPDHATANSHPLERDAQVAMSHHDVSPNDIALGVVIGRASEYFDFFVFGIASVLVFPKVFFPFADPLTGTLYSFAIFALAFVARPLGSIFFMWVHKRHGRGVKLTAALFLLGGSTAAISFLPSYNSIGAVAIELLAILRVAQGFALGGAWDGMASLLALNAPRERRGWYASLPQLGAPFGFMVASALFAFFAVNLTPEDFTDWGWRFPFFCAFTINVVALFARLRLVATPEFTRLLDKGRLEPVSVVDLARHHALDVWIGAFVPLASFALFHLVTIFPIAWLALSSDRSAGDFLMVQFSGALICAGAVAASGLIADQIGRRNVLLISAGLIAVFACGSILAPLIFGENAIGQTIYVNIGFMLLGLSYGQTAGAVTSRLGARYRYTGAALTSDLAWLFGAGFAPLVVLYLSTAYGLAMVGVYLLSGALATLLALSLDRSEMRQM
- a CDS encoding sensor histidine kinase, with amino-acid sequence MASAAVRPGPLTPEDMRALEAIGDPVLVATRSGSVAFANESAHLLLPREDPSRIHLTGKASTAFLARVRAAGRPLPGVVAVKRGTGVRRYRCQGCRLNRNRLDPLVLVRLLSVRDARFSLLANEAVTLRRELAERERYQQRLQALLRERDLLLADLRSTDQARTRAECDRDAVLAQLYRAHQAERERLARELHDEAGQQLAWLKLRLDRLRREPSPEEVGAMLNQVDAISASLRQVVRELRPVALAELGLILALNGLVREWSDRCGVPIEFQLSGASVPLTPEIEVTIFRLVQEALTNIVKHAPGSGHVSVTLQYNRDGVTLAIEDDGPGLGPDPESESVDGPVSEKCRAGSGFGLAGMRERLMLLGGKLLIESPPGGGTTILARLPLLRACR
- a CDS encoding response regulator; its protein translation is MRTAKARIRVALIDDHPIFRSGVRGLLGETAGIEVVGEASDGRHALDLVGRTLPDVVVMDITMTGMSGLAVARALRDAGSAVHIIFLTVNEDFAFVDEALTAGAQGYVLKRSAGTSLLEAIEAVVSGGRYIDNEMRSPPSLSDRTEAGPPAPQAGEEGGLTARERDVLRLIALGMTMKEVSLSMSISVASVDTYKIRGCKKLGLRSRASIVRYALGQGWLEMENRRHPSDRPSPLM